Proteins co-encoded in one Campylobacter jejuni genomic window:
- a CDS encoding dehypoxanthine futalosine cyclase, whose translation MKRLDKKEALDLLHHASLTELGEMAYKRKLELHPEKITTFVVDRNINYTNVCCIDCSFCAFYRHHKEDDAYILSFEEIGKKIEELEAIGGTQILFQGGVHPKLKIEWYEELVSWIKEHYPNITVHGFSAVEIAYIAKASKISITEVLKRLQAKGLFSIPGAGAEVLSDRVRDIIAPNKCDTATWLEVHCQAHKIGMKSTATMMFGTVENDEEIIDHFEHLRKLQDETGGFRAFILWSFQSDNTALIQKHPEIMKQSSNKYLRLLALARLYLDNFKNLQSSWVTQGSLIGQLALKFGANDLGSTMMEENVVSAAGASYRINQDEMIRLIRSLGENPAKRNTAYEILERF comes from the coding sequence TTGAAAAGACTGGATAAAAAAGAAGCTTTAGATTTATTACACCATGCAAGTTTAACAGAACTTGGAGAAATGGCTTATAAAAGAAAATTAGAACTTCATCCTGAAAAAATCACCACTTTTGTTGTAGATAGAAATATTAATTATACCAATGTTTGTTGTATTGATTGTTCTTTTTGTGCTTTTTATCGCCATCATAAAGAAGATGATGCTTATATTTTAAGCTTTGAAGAGATAGGCAAAAAGATAGAAGAGCTTGAAGCTATCGGGGGAACACAAATTCTTTTTCAAGGCGGGGTGCACCCAAAATTAAAAATAGAATGGTATGAAGAATTAGTTTCTTGGATAAAAGAACATTATCCAAATATCACTGTGCATGGTTTTTCGGCAGTTGAAATCGCTTATATTGCAAAAGCATCTAAAATTTCAATCACTGAAGTGTTAAAAAGATTACAAGCTAAGGGTTTATTTTCTATACCAGGAGCGGGAGCTGAGGTACTAAGTGATAGGGTGCGTGATATCATTGCACCCAATAAATGCGATACAGCTACTTGGTTAGAAGTACATTGCCAAGCTCATAAAATCGGTATGAAAAGTACAGCTACCATGATGTTTGGAACGGTTGAAAATGATGAAGAAATCATCGATCATTTTGAGCATTTGAGAAAATTGCAAGATGAAACAGGTGGTTTTAGAGCTTTTATTTTATGGAGCTTTCAAAGTGATAATACTGCTTTAATCCAAAAACATCCAGAGATTATGAAACAAAGTTCTAACAAGTATTTAAGACTTTTAGCTTTAGCAAGACTTTATTTAGATAATTTTAAAAATTTACAAAGTTCTTGGGTAACTCAAGGCTCACTTATAGGCCAGCTTGCTTTAAAATTTGGGGCCAATGATTTAGGCTCAACTATGATGGAAGAAAATGTAGTAAGTGCTGCAGGAGCAAGTTATAGAATAAATCAAGATGAGATGATAAGGCTGATTAGAAGTTTAGGCGAAAATCCAGCTAAACGCAATACCGCTTATGAAATTTTAGAAAGGTTTTAA
- the nssR gene encoding nitrosative stress-sensitive transcriptional regulator NssR has product MKDYLELLSSVGKLKKFQKNSILFYEGEEAKKFFILLKGKIRIYKSTASDKEITLHYFNPPNFIAEMPAFKKLNYPANAIFEEDGEILEIDFINFQNLCSENKEFNFLLISSLFDKIKILEKKLSQNALDLRTRLLKYLLENEKNLDTISQKQIAIDLNVRAQSLSRVLKELKISELIDTKKGRIEILNKDMIMKELW; this is encoded by the coding sequence ATGAAAGATTATTTAGAACTTTTATCTAGTGTAGGAAAATTAAAAAAATTTCAAAAAAATAGTATTTTATTTTATGAGGGCGAAGAGGCTAAAAAATTTTTTATTTTACTCAAGGGAAAAATACGCATTTATAAAAGTACAGCAAGTGATAAAGAAATTACTTTGCATTATTTTAATCCTCCAAATTTTATAGCAGAAATGCCTGCTTTTAAAAAATTAAATTATCCTGCTAATGCTATATTTGAGGAAGATGGAGAAATTTTGGAAATTGATTTTATTAATTTTCAAAATTTATGCAGTGAAAATAAAGAATTCAATTTTTTACTTATCAGTTCACTTTTTGATAAAATTAAAATTTTAGAAAAGAAATTATCTCAAAATGCATTAGATTTAAGGACGAGATTATTAAAGTATCTTTTGGAAAATGAAAAAAATTTAGATACAATTTCACAAAAACAAATTGCAATTGATTTAAATGTTAGAGCACAATCTTTATCTCGAGTGTTAAAAGAACTTAAAATTTCAGAACTTATTGATACAAAAAAAGGTAGAATTGAAATTTTAAATAAAGATATGATCATGAAAGAACTTTGGTAA
- the ctb gene encoding truncated hemoglobin Ctb yields MKFETINQESIAKLMEIFYEKIRKDKDLGSIFNNAIGTSDEEWKDHKAKIGNFWAGMLLGEGDYNGQPLKKHLDLPPFPQEFFEVWLKLFEESLNIVYNEEMKTVILQRAQMIASHFQNMLYKYGGH; encoded by the coding sequence ATGAAATTTGAAACAATTAATCAAGAAAGCATAGCAAAACTCATGGAAATATTTTATGAAAAAATTAGAAAAGATAAAGATTTAGGTTCTATTTTTAACAATGCTATCGGAACAAGTGATGAAGAATGGAAAGATCATAAAGCAAAAATAGGAAATTTTTGGGCAGGCATGCTTTTAGGCGAAGGTGATTATAATGGGCAACCCTTAAAAAAGCATCTAGATCTACCTCCTTTTCCTCAAGAATTTTTTGAAGTTTGGCTAAAACTTTTTGAAGAAAGTTTAAATATAGTTTATAATGAGGAAATGAAAACAGTTATTTTACAGCGTGCACAAATGATAGCTTCACATTTTCAAAATATGCTTTATAAGTACGGTGGACATTAA
- a CDS encoding M16 family metallopeptidase, whose product MQYLESRGVKIPFIFEKNSDFPIVVLKLVFRNCARSYDEIAGLAKMFSRILNEGVDDKFFKDLEFRAINLEASSGFESLEINLSCLKENFDFALKSLEKLLLKPRIEEKTLQKLKINALGELASKNSDFDYLAKNLLNAQIFKCKEFQSPNDGDEKSIETLSLKDLQNFYKNFIHLSDLVVILGGDLEEKQAKADLLKLLSKLQIGKKNTPKKYELSKNIKDEILLRPESEQAYIYFATPFFADFKDKDLYLAKIALFVLGQGGFGSRIMEEIRVKRGLAYSAYAMLDMNMSFSRVFGYLQTKNESTKEAKKIVKELFEDFIKNGMTQNELDQAKNFLIGSTPLRYESLSKRLSMSFNEFYQGLKLGYYKEELKLMEKVKLETINAYIKKHQELLNISFASIQNEN is encoded by the coding sequence ATGCAGTATTTAGAGAGTAGGGGTGTTAAAATCCCTTTTATTTTTGAAAAAAATTCTGATTTTCCCATTGTTGTTTTAAAGCTTGTTTTTAGAAATTGCGCTAGAAGTTATGATGAAATAGCAGGCTTAGCTAAGATGTTTTCACGTATTTTAAATGAAGGCGTGGATGATAAATTTTTTAAGGATTTAGAATTTAGAGCAATAAATTTAGAGGCAAGTAGTGGTTTTGAAAGCTTGGAAATCAACCTTTCTTGCTTGAAAGAAAATTTTGATTTTGCTTTAAAGAGTTTAGAAAAATTGCTTTTAAAACCAAGAATAGAAGAAAAAACTTTGCAAAAATTAAAAATCAATGCCTTAGGTGAGCTCGCGAGTAAAAATAGTGATTTTGATTATTTAGCAAAAAATTTACTCAATGCTCAAATTTTTAAATGTAAAGAATTTCAAAGTCCAAATGATGGAGATGAAAAAAGTATAGAAACTTTGTCTTTAAAAGATTTGCAAAATTTTTATAAAAATTTTATCCATCTTAGTGATTTGGTTGTGATTTTAGGAGGAGATTTAGAAGAAAAACAAGCCAAGGCAGATCTTTTAAAACTCTTATCAAAACTTCAAATAGGTAAGAAAAATACTCCAAAAAAATATGAGTTAAGCAAAAACATCAAAGATGAAATTTTGCTACGCCCAGAAAGTGAACAAGCTTATATTTATTTTGCTACACCTTTTTTTGCTGATTTTAAAGATAAGGATTTATATCTTGCAAAAATTGCATTATTTGTTCTAGGGCAAGGAGGATTTGGTTCAAGGATTATGGAAGAAATTCGTGTTAAAAGAGGTCTTGCATACTCAGCTTATGCTATGCTTGATATGAATATGTCTTTTTCTAGAGTTTTTGGATATTTACAAACTAAAAATGAAAGCACTAAAGAAGCTAAAAAAATCGTAAAAGAGCTTTTTGAAGATTTTATAAAAAATGGCATGACTCAAAATGAACTTGATCAAGCTAAAAATTTTCTCATAGGATCAACTCCTTTGCGTTATGAAAGCTTAAGCAAGCGTTTATCTATGTCTTTTAACGAATTTTATCAAGGTTTAAAATTAGGATATTATAAAGAAGAGTTAAAACTTATGGAAAAGGTTAAACTTGAAACCATAAATGCTTATATTAAAAAACATCAAGAGCTTTTAAATATAAGTTTTGCAAGCATACAAAATGAAAATTAA
- a CDS encoding MFS transporter gives MNYIELLKNNKNIRILASVQFIVYFGAWFSQTGVFTLLVELNAPTWATATSAMLAFLPGVLLAPINGVIVEKNKPKKLLLSMISMELISIFCLIFVTSLSMLWLLFILIFIRLCVASIYFQAEMSLLAKILTPQELKLANEMHSVIWAISYTAGMASAGIFIYFLGVKTAFLFDCVLILIGISFLARLSIPDFHQKTQSRFFTMIKEGFFYVLNNKIIFHLILLHAFIGLTAYETLVTLLAQHQYKEVLSAALVIGFLNAVRACSLAIGPMVLSKFINNKNLFYMYLGQGFGIILWALTQFNFYISFLGLIGAGFFTSALWAYTYTMIQKNADKAYHGRVIAYTDMIYLSFSAIISMLMGFLFELGLSLELITGLLGMIFIFAAFYWKWFYKKYL, from the coding sequence ATGAATTACATTGAACTATTAAAAAATAATAAAAATATCAGAATATTAGCTTCGGTTCAGTTTATAGTATATTTTGGAGCATGGTTTTCTCAAACAGGAGTTTTTACCCTTTTGGTTGAGCTTAATGCTCCTACTTGGGCAACAGCTACAAGTGCTATGCTTGCTTTTTTACCTGGAGTTTTACTTGCTCCTATTAATGGCGTCATAGTAGAGAAAAATAAACCTAAAAAACTTTTACTCAGCATGATTAGCATGGAATTAATTTCTATTTTTTGTCTTATTTTTGTCACAAGTCTTAGTATGCTTTGGCTTTTATTTATTTTAATTTTCATAAGACTTTGTGTTGCTTCGATTTATTTTCAAGCTGAAATGAGTTTATTGGCCAAAATTTTAACCCCTCAAGAACTTAAACTCGCTAATGAAATGCACAGTGTCATTTGGGCGATTTCTTATACAGCAGGTATGGCAAGTGCGGGAATTTTTATTTATTTTCTAGGAGTTAAAACCGCTTTTTTATTTGACTGTGTACTTATACTCATAGGCATTTCTTTTTTAGCAAGATTAAGCATTCCTGATTTTCATCAAAAAACACAAAGTCGCTTTTTTACCATGATAAAAGAAGGATTTTTCTATGTTTTAAACAATAAGATAATTTTTCATCTTATCTTGCTTCACGCTTTTATAGGTTTAACTGCTTATGAAACCTTGGTTACGCTTTTAGCGCAACATCAATATAAAGAAGTTTTATCTGCTGCTTTAGTAATAGGGTTTTTAAATGCGGTACGTGCTTGTTCTTTAGCTATAGGACCTATGGTTTTAAGTAAATTTATTAATAATAAAAATTTATTTTACATGTATCTTGGCCAAGGTTTTGGTATTATACTTTGGGCTTTAACTCAATTTAATTTTTATATTTCTTTTTTAGGTTTAATCGGTGCAGGTTTTTTTACCTCAGCACTTTGGGCTTACACCTACACTATGATACAAAAAAATGCTGACAAAGCATATCATGGTAGAGTGATCGCTTATACAGATATGATTTATCTTAGTTTTAGCGCTATTATTTCAATGCTTATGGGCTTTTTATTTGAATTAGGCTTGAGTTTAGAACTAATTACAGGCTTATTGGGTATGATTTTTATCTTTGCGGCATTTTATTGGAAGTGGTTTTATAAAAAATATTTGTGA
- a CDS encoding amino acid ABC transporter permease, which yields MLELLNTDTLLRLWQGLFVTLEISFISIIITSIGGLFLGILMSFKNTYIYAFCRLGLEFVRVMPLLVWLFVVYFGFPRWFGWDLSSVSAAIIVFSIWGCFEMMDLVRVSLQSIPKHQYESASSLGLNTVQSFVYIIIPQAMRRLTPMSMNLLTRMIKSTTFAYLIGAVELVKIGQQIIEFHNRNDFAPFIIYGLIFFIFFILCYPITLYSRKLEKKWS from the coding sequence ATGCTTGAACTTTTAAATACCGATACGCTTTTAAGACTCTGGCAAGGGCTTTTTGTCACTCTTGAAATTTCATTTATCAGCATTATTATTACTTCGATAGGTGGGTTGTTTTTGGGAATTTTAATGAGTTTTAAAAATACCTATATCTATGCTTTTTGTCGTTTAGGTTTAGAATTTGTACGTGTTATGCCACTTTTAGTATGGCTTTTTGTGGTGTATTTTGGTTTTCCTAGATGGTTTGGGTGGGATTTGAGTTCTGTAAGTGCAGCTATTATTGTTTTTAGCATTTGGGGTTGTTTTGAGATGATGGATTTGGTGCGTGTTTCCTTGCAGAGTATTCCAAAACATCAGTATGAAAGTGCATCATCTTTAGGTTTAAATACGGTGCAAAGTTTTGTTTATATTATTATTCCACAAGCTATGCGTCGTTTAACTCCTATGAGTATGAATTTACTTACTCGCATGATTAAAAGCACAACCTTTGCTTATTTAATCGGCGCGGTAGAGCTTGTCAAGATAGGGCAACAAATTATAGAATTTCATAATAGAAATGATTTTGCACCTTTTATTATTTATGGTTTGATTTTTTTTATCTTTTTTATACTTTGTTATCCTATCACTTTATATTCAAGAAAATTAGAGAAAAAATGGAGCTAA
- a CDS encoding amino acid ABC transporter permease has protein sequence MDFDFILVQAPAFLTAAWLTIKLSFFGIIFSLIIGLFCILMSYFKIKILENICKLYIEFSRNTPLLIQLFFLYYALPKFNIHLEQIPPLNLICLSVEETLRPSFACTIVGLSFLGGSYMAESLRAGFEAIRKQQFEAGLSLGFSKFGNLRYVILPQALAISMPSISANIIFLIKETSVVSIIALPDLVNLMKSLNSLTYKTDELLFLLFMGYLCIILPLSFILLKFEKRLLHA, from the coding sequence ATGGATTTTGATTTTATATTAGTTCAAGCTCCTGCTTTTTTAACGGCTGCTTGGCTTACGATAAAACTAAGCTTTTTTGGAATTATTTTTTCTTTGATAATAGGCTTGTTTTGCATTTTAATGAGTTATTTTAAAATAAAAATTTTAGAAAATATTTGCAAGCTTTATATAGAGTTTTCAAGAAATACGCCTTTATTAATTCAACTTTTTTTCTTATATTATGCTTTACCTAAATTTAATATACATTTAGAGCAAATTCCACCGCTCAATTTAATTTGTTTAAGTGTAGAAGAAACTTTAAGACCTTCTTTTGCTTGTACTATAGTAGGACTTAGTTTTTTAGGGGGTTCTTATATGGCTGAAAGTTTAAGAGCGGGATTTGAAGCCATAAGAAAACAGCAGTTTGAAGCGGGACTTTCTTTGGGTTTTTCAAAATTTGGAAATTTGCGTTATGTGATTTTGCCGCAAGCTTTGGCTATTTCTATGCCAAGTATTAGTGCTAATATTATATTTTTAATCAAAGAAACTTCAGTGGTTAGTATTATTGCCTTGCCAGATTTGGTGAATTTAATGAAGAGTTTAAATTCCTTAACCTATAAGACAGATGAGCTATTGTTTTTGTTGTTTATGGGATATTTGTGCATTATTTTGCCTTTGTCTTTTATTTTGCTAAAGTTTGAAAAAAGGTTGCTTCATGCTTGA
- the recG gene encoding ATP-dependent DNA helicase RecG: protein MKIKESDYEFFKKLKIRSAIDLALLLPKKIENLNPSKNPKENEICTQKITIKSVSSRKNQLFGLGFCEEWQENISFVFFHPRAWHFGICKVGKELIFNAKLSRFNHTWQFNNPKILTSFEGFSPKYQILGLKDTKIAAFIHKYLNYENLKESGIEDKYIHFLLNLHAYDEKSFFMFENLQNFSKDLKYIEIYNFLKRLKAKKTHFKAHQINVFNIANWLKDLPFSLTKDQLNALKDIEKDLHSKEAKRRVIMGDVGCGKTLVLLGAALMVYPKQAILMAPTSILAYQLYEEAKKFLPDFMNILFIKGGKKEKDLEQNIQKANLVIGTHALIHLESHNAVLVMIDEQHRFGSAQREKIHSLNKQEFIPHFIQFSATPIPRTLSMIQSELLNFSFIKQMPFKKDITTYCIQNEGFSKLSEKIKEEISKNHQIVIIYPLVSASDNIPYLSLEQAKEYWQNHYKKVFVTHGKDKQKDEILERFRDEGNILLSTTVVEVGISLPRLSMIVIVGAERLGLATLHQLRGRVGRVGLKSTCYLYTKLKEIPSRLKEFASTLDGFKIAELDLKNRLSGDLLDGFMQHGNEFKFFDFSKDEEILQKVKKDLAKKLPN from the coding sequence ATGAAAATTAAAGAAAGTGATTATGAATTTTTTAAAAAATTAAAAATTAGAAGTGCTATTGATTTAGCGCTTCTTTTACCTAAAAAAATTGAAAATTTAAATCCAAGTAAAAATCCCAAAGAAAATGAAATTTGCACCCAAAAAATCACTATAAAAAGCGTTAGTTCAAGAAAAAATCAACTTTTTGGTTTAGGTTTTTGTGAAGAATGGCAAGAAAATATTTCTTTTGTATTTTTTCATCCTAGAGCTTGGCATTTTGGGATTTGTAAGGTAGGAAAAGAGCTTATTTTTAATGCTAAACTCTCGCGTTTTAATCACACTTGGCAATTTAACAATCCTAAAATTTTAACTTCTTTTGAGGGTTTTAGTCCAAAGTATCAAATTTTAGGCTTAAAAGATACAAAAATTGCTGCTTTTATACATAAATATCTTAACTATGAAAATTTAAAAGAAAGTGGCATAGAGGATAAATATATACATTTTCTTTTAAATTTGCATGCTTATGATGAAAAAAGTTTTTTTATGTTTGAAAATTTGCAAAATTTTAGCAAAGATTTAAAATATATAGAAATATATAATTTTTTAAAGCGTTTAAAAGCTAAAAAAACGCATTTTAAAGCTCATCAAATCAATGTTTTTAATATAGCCAATTGGCTTAAAGATTTGCCTTTTTCTCTTACTAAAGATCAGCTTAACGCTTTAAAAGATATAGAAAAAGATTTGCATTCAAAAGAAGCTAAAAGGCGTGTGATTATGGGTGATGTGGGGTGTGGCAAAACCTTGGTTTTGCTTGGTGCGGCTTTGATGGTTTATCCTAAACAGGCTATTTTAATGGCACCTACTAGTATTTTAGCGTATCAGCTTTATGAAGAGGCTAAGAAATTTTTACCTGATTTTATGAATATTTTGTTTATTAAAGGGGGCAAAAAAGAAAAAGATTTAGAACAAAATATCCAAAAAGCAAATCTTGTTATAGGCACTCATGCTTTAATTCATTTAGAAAGTCATAATGCCGTGCTTGTAATGATAGATGAACAACATCGTTTTGGATCAGCTCAGCGTGAAAAAATTCATTCTTTAAATAAACAAGAATTTATTCCTCATTTTATACAGTTTTCGGCTACGCCTATTCCAAGAACTTTAAGCATGATACAATCTGAACTTTTAAATTTTAGTTTTATTAAGCAGATGCCTTTTAAAAAAGATATTACAACTTATTGTATACAAAATGAAGGCTTTTCTAAGCTTAGCGAGAAGATCAAGGAAGAAATTTCTAAAAATCATCAAATTGTCATTATTTATCCTTTAGTGAGTGCTAGTGATAATATTCCTTATCTTTCTTTAGAGCAGGCCAAAGAATATTGGCAGAATCACTATAAAAAAGTTTTTGTAACTCATGGAAAAGATAAACAAAAAGATGAAATTTTAGAGCGTTTTAGAGATGAGGGAAATATTTTACTAAGCACTACAGTGGTGGAAGTGGGCATTTCTTTACCAAGATTGAGCATGATAGTGATTGTGGGGGCGGAACGTTTAGGACTTGCTACCTTGCATCAACTTCGTGGCCGTGTAGGTCGTGTAGGGCTTAAAAGTACTTGCTATCTTTATACTAAGCTTAAAGAAATTCCAAGTCGTTTAAAAGAATTTGCTAGCACTTTAGATGGGTTTAAAATAGCAGAACTTGATCTTAAAAATCGTTTGAGTGGAGATTTGCTTGATGGTTTTATGCAACATGGAAATGAGTTTAAATTTTTTGATTTTTCCAAGGATGAGGAGATTTTACAAAAGGTAAAAAAAGATTTGGCAAAAAAATTGCCAAATTAA